cccacaagcaggAGACCCCAGACCTGTTAGAACCAGAATGTTGATGATGTTAACTCATGGTCACCTCAACAGCAACCAATCAGAAAACTGTCCACAGGTTGATCATGCACCCTgcaaccctctccctcaccctgtcttaaaaaaactttccctgaaagccatcagggagtttgggccTCTTGAGCACTAGCTGCCTGGTCTCCTTGCTTTGTGCCTGCAATAagcactgcactttccttcaccacaacccagtgtaaGTAGATTGGTTTTACTGTGCATGGACAATTGGACCCAAGTTTAGTTCGGCAGCAAAACCTCCCACTGTGCTCTACCTCAGGGCCTCTTCTCTCTAACTTTTCAGACACAGGCCAAACTCCTTTGTTCTCAATGGCCCTCACACATGCACTTTGTTGCAAGTAACCCCTTCTCCCCACTTGACTGTTACTCAACCTTTGCATCCTAATTGTAATGTTATTTCCTCAAAGAAGCTActccgtgggcttccctggtggctcagtggttaagaatccgcctaccaatgtaggggacacaggtttgagccctggtccgggaagatcccacatgccgtggagacactaagcccatgcaccacaactactgagcctgtgctctacagcccatgagccacagctactgagcccacatgccactgagcccacatgccacaactactgaagcctgtgtgcctagaccccatgctccgcaacaagagaagccaccgcaatgcaaAGCCcatcgacacaactagagaaagcccacgtgcagcaacgaagatgcaatgcagccaaaaataaataaaataagtaaattgagagattggttcaagatggcagagtataaggacgtgctctcactccctcttgcgagagcatcGGAATCACAAccaactgctgaacagtcatcgacaggaagacactggaactcaccaaaaaagatactccacatccaaagataaaggagaagccacaatgagacgataggaggggtgcaatcacaataaaatcacatcccataactgctgggtgggtgactcacaaactggagaatacttataccacagaagtccacccactggagtgaaggttctgagccccacatcaggcttcccaatctgacgtccagcaacgggaggaggcattcctagagaatcagactttgaaggccagcgggatttgattgcaggacttcgacaggactgggggaaacagagactccactcgtggagggcacacacaaagtagtgtgtgcatcgggacccaggggaaggagcagtgaccgcacaggagactgaaccagacctacctgctagtgttggagggtctcctgcagaggcgggggtgggggtgggggtggcggcTGTGTCttactgtgaggacaaggacactggcagcagaagttctggggagtactccttggtgtgagccatcccagagtccgccattagccccaccaaagagcaggcaggctccagtgttgggccgcctcagggcaaacaaccaacagggagggaacccagccccaaccatcagcagacaagcggattaggattaaagttttactgagctctgcccaccagagcaacagccagctgtACCCACCACAAGTCCCTCCCATTAGcaaacctgcacaagcctcttagatagcttcatccaccagagggcagaactacaatcctgcagcctgtggaacaaaaaccacattcacagaaagacagacaagatgaaaaggcagaggtctatgtatcagatgaaggaacaagaaaaaaaccccagaaaaaacaactaaatgaagtggagataggcaaccttcagaaaaagaattcagaataatgatagtgaagatgatccaggacctcggaaaaagaatggaggcaaagatcaagaagatgcaagaaatgtttaacaaagacctagaagaatcaaagaacaaacaaacagatatgaacaacacaataactgaaatgaaaactacactagaaggaatcaatagcagaataactgaggcagaagaatggataagtgacctggaagacagaacggtggaattcactgctgcggaacagaataaagaaaaaagaacgaaaagaaatgaagacagcctaagagacctctgggacaacattaaacgcaacaacattcacattataggggtcccagaaggagaagagagagagaaaggaccagagaaaatatttgaagagattatagtcgaaaacttccctaacatgggaaaggtaatagccacccaagtccaggaagtgcagagagtcccatacaggataaacccaaggagaaacaggcccggacacatggtaatcaaattggcaaaacttaaaagacaaagaaaaattattgaaagcagcaagggaaaaatgacaaataacatacaagggaactccataaggttaagagctgatttctcagcagaaactctacaagccagaagggagtggcatgacatattcaaagtgatgaatatgtaacctacaaccaagattactctacccggcaaggatctcattcagattcgatggagaaatcaaaagctttacagacaagcaaaagctaagagaattcagcaccaccaaaccagctctacaacaaatgctaaaggaacttctgaaagtgggaaacacaagaaaaggacctacaaaaacaaacccaaaacaattaagaaaatggtaataggaacatacatatcaataattaccttaaacgtgaatggattaaatgctccaaccaaaagacacaggctcgctgaatggatacaaaaacaagacccatatatatgttgtctacaagagacccatttcagacctagggacacatacagactgaaagtgaggtgatggaaaaagatattccaagcaaatggaaatcaaaagaaagctggaggggcttccctggtggcgcagtggttgagagtccgcctgccgatgcaggggacacgggttcgtgccctggtccgggaagatcccatgtgccgcggagcggctgggcctgtgagccatggctgctaagcctgcgtgtccagagcctgtgctccacaaccagagaggccacaacagtgagaggcccacgtatcgcaaaaaaaaaaagaaagctggagtagcaatactcatcagataaaacaaactttaaaataaagaatgttacaagagacaaggaaggacactacatactgatcaagggatcaatccaagaagaagatataacaattataaatatatatgcacccaacacaggagcacctcaatacataaggcaactgctaacagctataaaagaggaaattcacagtaacacagtaatagtgggggactttaacacctcacttacaccaatggacagatcatccaaacagaaaattaataaggaaacacaagcttcaaatgacacaatagaccagacagatttaatcgatatttataggacattccatccaaaaacagcagattacactttcttctcaagtgcgcatgaaacattctccaggataggtcacatcttgggtcacaaatcaagcctcagtaaatttaagaaaattaaaatcataccaagcatcttttctgaccacaacgctatgagattagaaatcaattacagggaaaaaaacataaaaaaccacaaacacatggaggctaaacaatgcattactaaataaccaagagatcactgaagatatcaaagtcgaaatcagaaaacacctagagacaaatgacaatgaaaacacaacgatcccaaacctatgggatgcagcaaaagcagttctaagagggaagtttacagcaatacaatcctaccttaggaaacaggaaatatctcgaataaacaatctaaacttacacctaaaggaactagaggaaaaagaacaaacaaaacccaaatttagtagaaggaaagaaatcataaagaccagagcagaaataaatgaaataaaaacaaagaaaacaatagcaaagatcaataaaactaaaagctggttctttgagaagataaacaaaattgataaaccattagccagactcatcaagaaaaagagggagaggactcaaatcaataaaattagaaatgagaaaggagaagttgcaacagacatggcagaaatacaaagcatcctaagagactactacaagcaactctatgccaataaaatggacaacctggaagaaatggacaaatccttagaaaggtataaccttccaagactgaactaggaagaaacagaaaatatgaacagaccaatcacaagtaatgaaattgaaactgtgattaaaaatgttccaaaaacaaaagtccagaaccagatggcttcacaggcgaattctatcaaacatttagagaagagctaacacccatccttctcaaactcttccaagaatgtgcaaaggaacactcccaaactcattctatgaggccatcatcaccctgataccaaaaccagacaaagatactacaaaaaaagaaaattacagaccaatttcactgatgaacatagatgcaaaaatcctcaacaaaatactagcaaacagaatccaacagcacattaaaaggatcatacaccatgatcaagtggggtttattccaggaatgcaaggattcttcaatatatgcaaatcaatcaacgtgatacaccatattaacaaattgaaggagaaaaccatatgatcatctcaatagaggcagagaaagctttcgacaaaattcaacacccatttatgataaaaaccctgcagaaagtaggcatagagggaactttcctcaacataataaaggtcatatatgacaaacccacagccaacatcgtcctcaatggtgaaaaactgaaagcatttccactaagatcaggaacaagacaagggttgcccactctcaccactcttattcaacagttttggaagttctagccacagcaatcagagaagaaaaggaaataaaaggaatccaaatcggaaaagaagtaaagctgtcactgtttgcagatgacatgatactatacatagagaatcctaaagatgctaccagaaaactactagaactagtcaatgaatttggtaaagtagcaggatacaaaattaatgcacagaaatctctggcattcctatacactaatgatgaaaaatctgaaagtgaaatcaagaaaacactcccatttaccattgcaacaaaaagaataaagtatctaggaataaacctacctaaggagacaaaagacctgtatgcagaaaattataggacactgatgaaagaaattaaagatgatacaaatagatggggagatacaccatgttcttggattggaagaatcaacattgtgaaaatgactctactacccaaagcaatctacagattcaatgcaatccccatctaCCCCATgccaactaccactggcatttttcacaaaactagaacaaaaaaatttcacaatttgtatggaaacacaaaagaccccgaatagccaaagcaatcttgagaacgaaaaacggagctggaggaatcaggctccctgacctcagactatactacaaagctacagtaagcaagacagtatggtactgcacaaaaacaggaagatagatcaatggaacaggatagaaagcccagaaataaacccacgcacatatggtcaccttatctttgataaaggaggcaggaatgtacagtggagaaaggacagcctcttcaataagtggtgctgggaaaactggacaggtacatgtaaaagtatgagattagatcactccctaacaccatacacaaaaataagctcaaaatggattaaagacctaaatgtaaggccagaaactatcaaactcttagaggaaaacataggcagaacactctatgacataaatcacagcaagatcctttttgacccacctcctagagaaatggaaataaaaacaaaaataaacacatgggacctgatgaaacttaaaagctttcacacagcaaaggaaaccataaacaagaccaaaagacgacctgcagaatgggagaaaatatttgcaagtgaagcaactgacaaatgattaatctccaaaatttataagcagctcatgaagctcaataacaaaaaatcaaacaacccaatccaaaaatgggcagaagacctaaacagacatttctccaaagaagatatagactgccaacaaacacatgaaagaatgctcaacatcattaatcatcagataaatgcaaatcaaaactacaatgaaatatcatctcacaccagtcagaatggccatcatgaaaaaatctagaaataaatgctggagagggtgtggagaaaagggaacactcttgcactgctggtgggaatgtgaattggtacagccactatggagaacagtacggaggttccttaaaaaactacaaatagaaataccatatgacccagcaatcccactactgggcatataccctgagaaaaccataattcaaaaagagtcatgtaccaaaatgttcattgcagctctatttacaatagcccggaaatggaaacaacctaagtgtccatcattggatgaatggataaagaatatgtggcacatatttacaatggaatataactcagccataaaaagaaacgaaattgagctatttgtaatgaggtggatggacctagagtctgtcatacagagtgaagtaagtcagaaagagaaagacaaataccgtatgctaacacatatatatggaatttaaggaaaaaaatgtcatgaagaacctaggggtaagacaggaataaagacagagacctactagagaatggacttgaggatatggggagggggaagggtaagctgtgacaaagcgagagtggcatggatatatatacactaccaaacgtaaaatagatagctagtgggaagcagccacatagcacagggagatcagctcggtgctttgtgaccacctagaggggtgggatagggagggtgggagggagggagatgcaagaggaaagagatatgggaacatatgtatatgtataactgattaactgattcactttgttataaagctgaaactaacacaccactgtaaagcaattacactccaataaagatgtaaaaacaaacaaacaaacaaacaatctaaccttacaactaaaggaactagaacaaacaaaacccaaagttagtagaaggaaagaaatcataaagaccagagcagaaataaatgaaatagaaacaaagaaaacaatagcaaagatcaataaaactaaaagctggttctttgagaagataaacaaaattgataaaccattaaccagactcatcaagaaaaagagggagaggactcaaatcaataaaattagaaatgaaaaaggagaagttacaacagacaccacagaaaaacaaagcatcctaagagactactacaagcaactctatgccaataaaatggacaacctggaagaaatggacaaatccttagaaaggtataaccttccaagactgaaccaggaagaacagaaaatatgaacagaccaatcacaaggaatgaaactgaaactgtgattaaaaatcttccaaaaacaaaagtccagtaccagatggcttcacaggtgaattctatcaaacattcagagaagagctaacacccatccttctcaaactcttccaaaaaattgcagaggaaggaacactcccaaactcattctatgaggccaccatcaccctgataccaaaaccagacaaagatactacaaaaaaagaaaattacagaccaatttcactgatgaacatagatgcaaaaatcctcaacaaaatatcagcaaacagaatccaataacacattaaaaggatcctacaccatgatcaagtgggatttatcccagggatgcaaggattcttcaatatacgcaaatcaatcaacgtgatacaccatattaacaaattgaaggagaaaaaccatatgatcatctcaatagatgcagagaaaactttcgacaaagttcaacacccatttatgataaaaattctccagaaagtgggcatagagggaactttcctcaacataataaaggccatatacgacaaacatacagcaaacatcattctcaatggtgaaaaactgaaagcatttcctctaagatcaggaagaagacaaggatgtccactctcaccagtattattcaacatagttttggaagtcctagccactgcaatcagagaagaaaaagaaagaaaaggaatacaaattggaaaagaagaagtaaaactgtcactgtttgcagatgacatgatactatacatagggaatcctaaagatgccaccagaaaactactagagctaatcaataaatttggtaaagttgcaggatacaaaattaatgcacagaaatctcttgtactcctatacactaatgatgaaaaatctgaaagagaaattaaggacacactcccatttaccacggcaacaaaaagaataaacctaggaataaacctacctagggagacaaaagacctgtatgcagaaaactacagggcttccctggtggtgcactggttaagaatccgccagccaatgcaggggacaccggttcgatcccggctctgggaagatcccacatgctgcagagcaactaagcccatgcgccacaactactgagcctgcgctctacagcccgcgagccataactactgaagcccacgggcctagagcccgtgctctgcaacaagagaagccactgcaacgagaagcccgcgcaatgcaacgaagagtagcccccgctcactgcaaatagacaaaaaagcccgagtgcagcagcgaagacccaacacagccagtaaataaatttaaaaaaaaaaagaaagaaaactgtaagacactgatgaaagaaattaaagatgataccaacagatggagagatacaccatgttcttggattggaagaatcaatattgtgaaaatgactatactacccaaagcaatctacagattcagtgcaatccctatcaaattaccaatggcatttttttgcagaactagaacaaaaaaatcttaaaatttggatGGAGACACAAAattccccaaatagccaaagcggtcttgagggaaaaaaacagctggaggaatcagaccccctgacttcagactataatacaaagctacagttatcaaggcaaatatggtaccggcacaaaaacagaaatatatagatcaatggaaaaggacagaaagcccagagataaacccacgcacctatggttaactcatctatgacaaaggaggcaaggatatacaatggagaaaagacagtttcttcaataagtggtgctgggaaaactggacagctacatgtaaaagaatgaaattagaatactccctaacaaaAATACTCCCTAACAAAAAAATACTCcccaacaaaaataaactcaaaatgcattagagacctaaatgtaagactggacactataaaactgttagaggaaaacataggaagaacactcttagacataaatcacagcaagatcctttttgacccacctcctagaaataaaaacaaaaataaacaaatgggacccagttaaacttaaaagctttttgtaaagcaaaggaaactacaaacaagatgaaaagacaaccctcagaatgggagaaaatatttgcaaacgaatcatcagacaaaggattaatctacaaaatatataaacacctcatgcagctcaatattaaaaaaaaaaacaacccaatccaaaaatgggcagaagacctaaatagacatttctccaaagaagacatacagatagccaagaagcacatgaaaagctgctcaacatcactaattattagagaaatgcaaatcaaaactacaatgaggggcttccctggtggcgcagtggttgagaatccgcctgccgatgcaggggatacaggttcgtgccctggtctgggaagatcccacatgccgcggagcggctaggcccgtgagccatggccgctgagcctgcgcgtccagagcctgtgctccgcaatgggagaggccacaacagtgagaggcccgcgtaccgcaaaaaaacaaaacaaaacagaaaaacaaacaacaacaaaaaactacaatgaggtatcacttcacatcagttagaatgggcatcatcagaaaatctacaaacaataaatgctggagagggtgtggagaaaagggaaccctcttgcactgctggtgggaatgtaaattgctacagccactatggagaacagtatggaggttccttaaaaacttaaaaacagggcttccctggtggcgcagtggttgagagtccacctgttgatgcaggggacacaggttcgtgccccggtccaggaagatcccacatgccgcggagtggctgggcccgtgagccatggccgctgagcctgagtgtccagagcctgtgctccgcagcgggagaggccacaacagtgagaggtccgcgtaccacaaaaaaaaaaacaaaaaaaaacaaaaaaacttaaaaacagaattaccatatgacccagcaatcccactactgggcatatacctagagaaatcataattcaaaaagacacatgcaccccaatgttcactgcagcactatttacaatagccaggtcatggaagcaacctaaatgcccaccgacagacaaatggataaagaagatgtggtacatatatacaatggaatattactcagccataaaaaggaacaaaattgggtcatttgtagagacatggacgaatctagagactatcatacagagtgaagtaagtcagaaagagaaaaacaaatatcatatattaacacatatatgtggaacctagaaaaatggtacagatgaactggtttgcagggcagaaattgagacacagatgtagagaacaaacgtatggacaccaagtggggaaagcagcTGGGGGGTagtcatggtggtggtggtgggatgaattgggagtttcagattgacatatatacactaatatgtatacaatggataactaataagaacctgctgtataaaaaaataaataaaatttaaaaattaaaaaaaaaaagctacctcaCAACCTGGGTTAGGTTTGGGGCTCCCGTGTATTCTCTTTGTAGCTCTTATAATCTGACTGTGAAATCAGGTAATGCTGGTCTTCCCAGTTAAAACTATAAATTCCACAAGCAACGTGTTCTTTACTTAACGCTAATGcaatatttatttctcaattaaatgtatgcattttattttaaaataagcctcCTGACAGGAAGGGATCGTGGATCAGCATATAGACAGAGGCATTTACACTCTAGACAAGCCCATAGATTACCTTAATCAATCAGTCTGTTTAATTCTCACTAGACAGAGTCTAGACAAAAagagcttgctttttaaaaactggaaacagctgGCTCTAACTAGGTGAAATGGAACTGAAATGATACCACTCATACCTTCAGAGTAGTGGTTGGGAGGGAAGGCTGGGTTCTGAAAAGGTACAGTCGGCCAATACAGTAAGAGCAATTAAGAGACCTACATTTGAATCCTGGCTCGGCCTCTTCCCAGCTGTGCCTCCTCTGGCAGAGGTatgtagcctctctgagcctcaggttcatCACTGGGGAATAATAATCACATCTACTCCATAAGGACATTGCGAGAATTAACGAAGTAACGAGTGTAAAAGGTACAAGGTACAATGCTTGGCATACAAGgcgcacttaataaatattaactgttaTTAGTTCTCAGGATGTTAACGGTAAGTTCTCTCCTTATTCAGGCCCTAGTGGCCCCTCTCTGAGGGGCCTATGTATAAATGCAAGGAAAGGACAGAAAACTAAGGCGCAGTCGCAGTTCTCCCGGAGTCAATACCGGGCGATTTTGCACCCATGGCAGACAGGGGGTACGCGTTAAGGTAGGAAGAAAACTCCACAAAGGGTCTCACGCTTCATTTAATCTGTAGAACAGTACAGGCTCTTCGTCTtaagatataaattatttataacgTTACAGGACAAGCGGCGACTCCAACAATTTAAAAACTAGGTAAGTCTACCTGGTGTTAATTTCTGGCAACAGTCCTcccaatctgtttttttttttttaagtcatcccTGCCCACGTTTCAGTAGACGTGCACCATGCCGTAGAGGAATGTCCAGAACAGGACGTAGGTGAAGAGGCCTCCGATGAGACCTCCTGTAAAGAGAGGTCTTCGCGACTTAAAATATTTGTTCCACCTCCTTCCCGCCTTGAGAATTAAGAGCAGGGAGAGCAGGATGGAGGCGAGCAGGTAGAAGATGAAGCCGTAGAGGCCGGT
Above is a genomic segment from Mesoplodon densirostris isolate mMesDen1 chromosome 18, mMesDen1 primary haplotype, whole genome shotgun sequence containing:
- the EMC6 gene encoding ER membrane protein complex subunit 6 — protein: MAAVVAKREGPPFISEAAVRGNAAVLDYCRTSVSALSGATAGILGLTGLYGFIFYLLASILLSLLLILKAGRRWNKYFKSRRPLFTGGLIGGLFTYVLFWTFLYGMVHVY